A single window of Paenibacillus sp. FSL H8-0537 DNA harbors:
- a CDS encoding TetR/AcrR family transcriptional regulator has product MNKRKQLLLDTALVLFEEYGIANTSIQMILERSGVSKGTFYKFFGSKDDCILAILEQCTHEDMIIRKDLETRNYTSDFDLLVDQLVIPITIPEKQLVLELFWTGLYSGEIDLQNLTRIQLDWLSGRLTQLYGEELQDYTYEGAIFCLGMIHQISNTWRNFRLEQPDWKSLVPKVLNYVEILLKAMQERHEHMIDPDSLALINPLSKPTVLDKNSLVAELQTFNRSINQSQATIKAKELTEGLLSLIMDAELNKTMVEVVLAAFQIEFESSSYQNEARKIVKECWCYMKQSRPHPR; this is encoded by the coding sequence ATGAATAAACGCAAACAACTACTGCTTGATACAGCACTTGTGCTATTTGAGGAATATGGTATAGCAAATACGTCTATTCAAATGATTTTGGAGCGATCAGGCGTATCCAAAGGCACATTTTACAAATTTTTCGGGTCCAAGGATGATTGTATCCTGGCCATTTTGGAACAATGTACGCACGAGGACATGATCATTCGAAAAGATTTGGAAACTCGCAACTACACCTCGGATTTCGACCTGCTCGTGGATCAACTTGTCATTCCAATAACGATTCCGGAAAAGCAGCTTGTATTGGAATTATTTTGGACAGGCTTATATTCAGGGGAAATCGATTTGCAAAATCTGACCCGAATTCAGTTGGATTGGCTATCGGGACGACTGACCCAATTATATGGTGAAGAATTACAAGACTATACCTATGAAGGAGCTATATTTTGTTTGGGCATGATCCATCAAATTTCCAATACATGGCGGAATTTTCGCCTCGAACAGCCGGATTGGAAAAGTCTCGTGCCCAAGGTGTTGAATTATGTCGAAATTTTGTTGAAAGCCATGCAAGAGAGGCATGAACATATGATTGATCCTGACAGCCTTGCGTTGATCAACCCATTATCTAAACCGACCGTGCTTGATAAAAACAGCTTAGTGGCTGAACTTCAAACGTTCAACCGTTCCATAAATCAATCGCAAGCAACCATCAAAGCCAAAGAACTTACAGAAGGGCTTCTATCATTGATTATGGATGCTGAGCTCAATAAAACAATGGTGGAAGTGGTATTAGCGGCCTTTCAAATCGAATTTGAATCCAGCTCCTATCAGAATGAAGCAAGAAAAATAGTCAAAGAATGCTGGTGCTATATGAAGCAAAGCAGACCACATCCGAGATAA
- a CDS encoding sugar phosphate isomerase/epimerase yields the protein MSEQIRIGTLVGGGNADVMIPQIVGHGFESFNLTFWQTTGETDLTELAKRVRALSDQHGFVVSALSVFGNPLTGTGDNADTLASWERLIDHAPLFGANIVSGFTGRLTDQPIDESIPRFKEVFGELTRRAADKGVRIAFENCDMGGTWTQGDWNIAHNPAAWELMFNAVPEDNIGLEWEPCHQMVSLIDPIPQLRKWASKVFHVHGKDATIAWDIVKEQGVHGPQPFVWHRTPGFGDSNWSDIITILRQNGYRGTIDIEGWHDPVYKDELEMTGQVHALNYLKRCRGGDFVPNPSV from the coding sequence GTGAGTGAACAAATTCGAATAGGTACCTTGGTAGGCGGCGGGAATGCCGATGTGATGATACCGCAAATCGTGGGACATGGTTTTGAATCTTTTAATTTGACGTTCTGGCAGACTACGGGCGAAACCGATTTGACGGAATTGGCTAAACGTGTAAGAGCGTTATCCGATCAGCATGGGTTTGTGGTGTCGGCTCTTAGCGTCTTCGGCAATCCGCTTACAGGTACAGGCGACAATGCGGATACTTTAGCTAGCTGGGAGCGCTTAATCGACCATGCGCCGCTCTTTGGCGCTAATATTGTATCTGGGTTTACCGGGCGATTGACGGACCAGCCGATTGATGAATCCATCCCGCGTTTTAAGGAAGTGTTCGGGGAACTAACGAGGCGTGCGGCGGACAAAGGCGTGCGAATTGCATTTGAAAATTGCGATATGGGTGGCACTTGGACACAGGGAGACTGGAATATTGCGCATAATCCGGCAGCGTGGGAGCTTATGTTCAACGCAGTGCCGGAAGATAATATCGGCCTGGAGTGGGAGCCTTGCCACCAGATGGTCAGCCTGATTGATCCGATCCCGCAGCTTCGCAAATGGGCAAGCAAAGTATTCCATGTTCATGGCAAAGATGCGACGATCGCTTGGGATATTGTGAAGGAGCAAGGTGTGCATGGTCCGCAGCCATTTGTGTGGCATCGGACGCCGGGCTTTGGCGACAGCAACTGGAGCGATATTATAACGATTTTGCGTCAAAATGGCTATAGAGGCACAATCGACATCGAAGGCTGGCATGATCCTGTGTACAAGGACGAGCTGGAAATGACGGGTCAGGTTCATGCCTTAAATTATTTGAAGCGCTGCCGCGGTGGCGATTTTGTTCCAAATCCAAGCGTATAA
- a CDS encoding cytochrome P450 → MYKEVIAVHEISRFQSRSEEFFPLEWYRNMLSEHPVYYHEGTDTWNVFRYDDVKQVLSKHEYFSSEGSRTTILVGAKNREGTPPDKLNITDVDPPRHLKSRSLLSAAFTPRSLKNWEPRINEIANRLVEDIKPNTTIDLVQALATPLPAMVMADLLGIPLTDSGLFKSWVDILFQPASEENAHEIELKKQAAAQEYYQFLYPMVVDKRTNPGDDIITDLLKVEVDGEKFTEDEVVRTSMLLLGAGIETTSHTISSMFYSFLNEGKPLYDQLRKDPSLVPLAVEEMLRFRFHCSKRHRTVKQDNNLLGVDLKKGDVVIAWMSAANMDERMFENPFELNIHRANNKKHLTFGNGPHFCLGAPLARMELSIALRAFVEKVSGIEAVESFDLERYLTTSAVGQSLTHLPMKILQS, encoded by the coding sequence ATGTATAAAGAAGTGATTGCGGTTCATGAAATTTCGCGGTTTCAGTCTAGATCGGAAGAGTTTTTCCCGCTTGAATGGTATCGGAATATGCTCTCCGAACATCCTGTATATTATCATGAAGGTACCGACACCTGGAATGTCTTCAGGTATGATGATGTCAAGCAGGTGCTGAGCAAGCATGAATATTTTTCGAGCGAAGGGTCCAGAACAACCATTTTAGTTGGGGCAAAAAACCGGGAGGGAACCCCTCCGGATAAGCTGAATATTACAGACGTAGACCCTCCACGCCATCTAAAAAGCCGTTCCTTGCTATCTGCTGCTTTTACACCCCGCAGCTTAAAAAACTGGGAGCCTCGAATCAACGAAATTGCGAACCGGCTTGTGGAGGACATAAAACCAAACACGACGATTGATCTCGTTCAGGCACTGGCAACTCCGCTGCCCGCTATGGTAATGGCTGATTTGCTTGGAATCCCGCTTACGGACAGCGGCCTCTTTAAAAGCTGGGTAGACATTTTGTTCCAGCCAGCGAGCGAGGAGAATGCGCATGAGATTGAACTGAAAAAGCAGGCAGCAGCCCAGGAATATTACCAATTTTTATACCCTATGGTCGTCGATAAACGGACAAATCCTGGCGACGATATCATTACGGATCTATTGAAGGTGGAGGTAGATGGCGAGAAGTTTACCGAAGACGAAGTGGTCCGGACATCGATGCTTTTGTTAGGAGCAGGAATAGAAACAACGAGCCATACGATTTCCAGTATGTTTTATTCCTTTTTGAATGAAGGCAAACCGTTGTATGATCAATTAAGGAAAGACCCAAGTCTAGTTCCTCTAGCTGTTGAAGAAATGCTTCGCTTCCGGTTCCACTGCTCCAAACGACATCGTACGGTTAAGCAGGATAACAATCTGTTAGGCGTCGATTTGAAAAAAGGTGACGTTGTCATCGCGTGGATGAGCGCGGCGAATATGGACGAGCGTATGTTTGAAAATCCGTTTGAGCTCAATATTCATCGTGCCAATAACAAAAAGCACTTAACCTTTGGTAATGGCCCTCACTTTTGTCTAGGTGCCCCATTGGCGAGGATGGAGCTGAGCATTGCCCTAAGAGCATTTGTGGAGAAGGTTTCGGGAATTGAAGCTGTTGAATCCTTTGACCTGGAGCGTTACCTTACAACTTCCGCCGTAGGGCAGTCGTTAACTCATTTGCCGATGAAGATCCTTCAGTCATAG
- a CDS encoding 4'-phosphopantetheinyl transferase superfamily protein, which produces MIEVYMLRLDEKKAAALYEVMLNYVSPSKREAAGRFRRPIDAYRSVTGEILARLAIAKRWKLSNAELSFYKNEFGKPLLDHSSIDFHFNVSHSGDWVVCAFGDCPVGIDVELMKPQDLSIAERFFAPVEYNRLMSLAVSRQLTYFYQLWTLKESYIKAVGKGMSIPLDSFSFLIKADGEVEASLEKGASAAYFMQTFADEEHAMALCTYQETVPIFKQLDYEELESLLSTLQ; this is translated from the coding sequence ATGATAGAGGTTTATATGCTGCGGCTGGATGAGAAGAAAGCTGCGGCGCTGTATGAAGTTATGTTGAATTACGTTTCACCAAGCAAGCGGGAAGCGGCCGGGCGATTCCGCCGGCCGATTGATGCCTATCGTTCGGTGACGGGTGAGATATTGGCACGACTTGCTATTGCCAAGCGATGGAAGCTATCAAATGCTGAGCTTTCTTTTTACAAAAATGAGTTTGGCAAGCCGTTGCTAGATCATTCTTCCATCGACTTCCATTTCAATGTGTCACATTCCGGTGACTGGGTAGTCTGCGCCTTTGGCGACTGCCCGGTTGGAATTGACGTTGAGCTAATGAAACCACAGGACTTGTCCATTGCAGAGCGGTTTTTCGCTCCGGTTGAATATAATAGGCTGATGAGTCTGGCCGTCAGCCGTCAGCTCACGTATTTTTACCAGCTGTGGACGTTGAAAGAAAGCTATATTAAGGCAGTGGGCAAAGGAATGTCGATCCCGCTTGATTCATTCTCTTTCTTAATCAAGGCGGACGGTGAAGTGGAGGCAAGCCTTGAAAAAGGGGCTTCTGCTGCTTATTTTATGCAAACCTTTGCAGATGAAGAGCATGCGATGGCACTGTGTACCTATCAGGAGACGGTGCCCATCTTTAAGCAGTTGGATTACGAGGAGTTGGAAAGCCTGCTTTCTACGCTTCAGTAA
- a CDS encoding DUF1349 domain-containing protein — protein sequence MKYELQRTFWLHEPKKYVVEPHKVTITTEPGTDFWQRTYYGFQNDSAPALLLKTAEPYFSFVVKTEFDSKHRYDQCGVILYQNSENWFKASIEFENDEYQRLGSVVTNHGFSDWATTDIPANVKTMYYRLSRRESDYCIESSYDGISYKQMRIFHLFEGGDEIQFGIYACSPEQSSFKAVFSEFEMTECKWKIHQ from the coding sequence ATGAAATATGAATTGCAACGTACATTTTGGCTTCATGAACCGAAAAAATATGTCGTCGAACCCCATAAGGTTACGATTACGACAGAGCCGGGAACCGATTTTTGGCAGCGCACCTATTACGGTTTTCAAAATGATTCTGCCCCCGCTTTATTGCTGAAAACAGCCGAGCCTTACTTCTCATTTGTTGTGAAAACAGAGTTTGACAGTAAACATCGTTATGACCAGTGCGGGGTTATCCTTTATCAAAATAGTGAAAACTGGTTCAAAGCCTCTATCGAATTTGAAAATGATGAATATCAACGGTTAGGGAGTGTTGTCACCAACCATGGGTTTTCGGATTGGGCAACGACGGATATTCCGGCAAATGTAAAGACGATGTACTATCGATTAAGCCGTCGTGAAAGTGATTATTGCATTGAAAGTTCATATGACGGAATCAGTTATAAACAAATGCGAATATTCCATTTGTTCGAAGGTGGAGACGAAATACAATTTGGCATCTACGCCTGCAGCCCAGAACAATCTTCTTTTAAGGCTGTTTTTAGTGAGTTTGAAATGACAGAATGCAAGTGGAAGATTCATCAATAA
- a CDS encoding SDR family oxidoreductase — protein MLMKDHVIVVSGVANEKSLAWGVAKALHREGARLVFTYRKDKSLRKMTKLLQEYGIEAAAVVPCDILDDASIAEAFNAIAKQVGTIHGLVHSIAYADQLQGEYIDTTREGYLLAQNASSFSLVAMAKQARGLMKEGGAIVTQTYIGSGRVVKNYNVMGVAKAALEASVRYLAEDLGKHGIRVNAVSAGPVLTSAASAIADFQDKLIAMEQQAPLRRNVDQDEIGDATLFLLSRLSRGITGEVLHVDAGCHIF, from the coding sequence ATGCTGATGAAAGATCATGTCATAGTCGTATCAGGCGTAGCCAATGAGAAGAGTTTAGCGTGGGGAGTTGCCAAAGCGCTTCATCGGGAAGGGGCCAGGCTTGTTTTCACCTATCGAAAGGATAAGTCGTTGCGCAAAATGACGAAGCTGCTTCAGGAGTATGGCATTGAAGCGGCAGCTGTTGTACCGTGCGATATACTAGATGATGCGAGCATTGCCGAAGCATTCAACGCCATTGCGAAGCAGGTTGGAACGATTCATGGACTCGTACATTCCATTGCCTATGCGGATCAGCTTCAAGGAGAGTATATAGATACGACGAGAGAAGGCTACCTGCTGGCGCAAAACGCCAGCAGCTTTTCATTAGTGGCTATGGCTAAGCAGGCGCGCGGTTTAATGAAAGAGGGTGGCGCGATTGTGACGCAAACCTACATAGGATCTGGTCGTGTCGTGAAAAATTATAATGTCATGGGTGTTGCGAAGGCTGCGCTCGAAGCGAGCGTGCGCTACTTGGCTGAAGATCTAGGCAAGCATGGCATCCGTGTAAATGCAGTATCAGCAGGCCCCGTACTCACATCGGCCGCTTCAGCGATTGCTGATTTTCAAGATAAGCTGATAGCTATGGAGCAGCAGGCGCCGCTGCGGCGCAATGTTGATCAGGATGAGATAGGTGATGCGACATTATTTTTACTAAGTCGTCTTTCACGAGGTATTACTGGTGAAGTTCTCCATGTCGATGCAGGCTGTCATATTTTTTAG
- a CDS encoding Gfo/Idh/MocA family oxidoreductase, which yields MPAKYRVVVAGCGGMANRWVDYAIGRKDTEIVGLVDIKEEFAQAMAERKGLSCPTFTSLQTALVETGANLVFDITIPSSHYSIGKTALEQGCHVFGEKPLAESMEECLSIVKLAERTGHTHAVMQNRRYDGRIRALRKLLTDGHIGRTGFIGADFFIGAHFGGFRDAMSSPLLLDMAIHTFDQARYVSGANPVSVYCHEFNPPGSWYEGNAAALCIFEMSDGSLFNYRGSWCAEGAITSWEAQWRITGEYGTAIWDGNGEPYAEIVAPSDQTGKFIRDYVRIEGGLVQLNNEFHEGCLDEMFAALDEGRKPETDSSDNIYSMAMVLASLESARLGQKVLIADMMK from the coding sequence ATGCCAGCAAAATATCGGGTGGTTGTCGCAGGCTGCGGCGGAATGGCGAACAGATGGGTGGACTATGCAATAGGCAGGAAGGATACGGAAATTGTTGGTCTGGTCGATATTAAAGAGGAATTTGCCCAGGCGATGGCTGAGCGTAAAGGATTGAGCTGTCCGACTTTTACCAGCTTGCAGACTGCACTTGTGGAGACGGGAGCGAACCTTGTTTTTGATATTACAATCCCATCTAGTCATTATTCAATCGGCAAAACAGCGCTAGAGCAGGGCTGTCATGTATTTGGCGAGAAGCCCTTGGCGGAATCAATGGAAGAGTGCCTGTCTATTGTGAAGCTGGCGGAGCGCACGGGCCATACCCATGCCGTTATGCAAAATCGCCGTTACGATGGGCGCATTCGCGCTTTGCGCAAGCTGCTGACGGATGGCCACATTGGGCGAACCGGCTTTATCGGTGCGGATTTTTTTATCGGCGCGCACTTTGGCGGATTTCGTGATGCGATGAGCAGCCCGCTGCTGCTCGATATGGCGATTCATACGTTCGACCAGGCTCGGTATGTATCGGGAGCGAATCCGGTATCGGTCTACTGCCATGAATTTAACCCTCCTGGCTCTTGGTATGAAGGAAATGCCGCAGCGCTCTGTATTTTTGAAATGTCAGACGGCTCACTATTTAATTATCGCGGCTCATGGTGCGCGGAGGGTGCGATTACGTCATGGGAAGCTCAGTGGCGTATAACAGGAGAATATGGTACAGCCATCTGGGACGGAAACGGTGAGCCCTATGCAGAAATTGTTGCTCCAAGCGATCAGACGGGCAAATTTATTCGCGATTATGTGCGCATAGAGGGTGGACTTGTGCAGCTGAATAATGAGTTCCACGAAGGCTGTCTTGATGAAATGTTTGCAGCGCTTGATGAAGGGCGCAAGCCGGAAACCGACAGCAGCGATAATATTTACAGCATGGCCATGGTGCTTGCATCGCTGGAGAGCGCGCGGCTTGGGCAGAAGGTCCTTATTGCTGATATGATGAAATAA
- a CDS encoding amidohydrolase family protein, which translates to MSNRYLIKNGYFLTMDKALGDFKKADMLVEDSIIVSIQEELDASDCEIIDATDMIVMPGFVDTHRHVWESLVRTIGADWSLPTYLQNIYYGGFGSKLRPADCYAANLLGALEALNAGVTTLLDWTMIYSPEHADGLIQGLQNAGIRAVFAYGASGETEYWDRSSKKIVSDDVYRVKRQHFSSDDQLLTMGLAIRGPEFSHWDATVQEIRLARELDAICSMHVGFGSWGPDDRSIEKLYKAGLLGPDLNMVHANTMGYDEYKMLADSGASISITPEVEMMMGHGYPATGLFIENGGTPTLGVDVVTSTSGDMFTQMKFMLQAERARTNQNLLASKNMPGELSLKAQQVLNFATIAGAKALGLDRKVGTLTPGKEADFIMVRMTDLNLFPASDPVGAIVQFANPSNVDSVFVAGRPVKRHGQLQHVDLNHIRKMANESKEYLFSAFANTTNGVI; encoded by the coding sequence TTGAGTAATCGCTACTTAATTAAGAACGGCTATTTTTTAACAATGGATAAAGCTCTAGGAGATTTTAAGAAAGCTGATATGTTAGTTGAGGACTCTATCATTGTCTCGATTCAAGAAGAGCTCGATGCTTCAGACTGCGAAATCATCGATGCAACGGATATGATTGTCATGCCAGGCTTTGTGGATACCCATCGGCATGTTTGGGAGTCCTTAGTCCGCACGATAGGAGCTGACTGGTCACTGCCGACCTATTTGCAAAATATTTATTATGGCGGATTTGGCAGCAAATTGCGCCCAGCAGACTGCTATGCTGCCAATTTGCTAGGTGCTTTGGAAGCGCTGAATGCCGGCGTAACTACCCTTTTGGATTGGACGATGATTTATTCTCCCGAACATGCAGACGGATTAATTCAGGGCTTGCAAAATGCTGGCATTCGCGCCGTATTCGCGTATGGAGCCTCCGGCGAGACTGAATATTGGGACCGCAGCAGCAAAAAGATCGTTTCCGATGACGTCTATCGCGTAAAAAGGCAGCATTTTTCCTCCGATGATCAACTGCTAACGATGGGCTTAGCCATAAGAGGACCTGAGTTCAGCCATTGGGACGCTACCGTTCAGGAAATACGGCTTGCAAGAGAACTCGATGCGATCTGTTCCATGCATGTCGGCTTTGGCAGTTGGGGCCCGGATGACCGCTCTATTGAAAAGCTATATAAGGCCGGCCTGCTTGGTCCCGATTTAAATATGGTTCACGCTAATACGATGGGCTATGACGAGTACAAAATGCTTGCAGATTCAGGAGCGTCGATATCGATTACTCCTGAGGTGGAAATGATGATGGGGCATGGCTATCCAGCAACCGGGCTGTTTATTGAAAATGGCGGAACGCCTACCCTTGGCGTAGATGTGGTGACTTCAACCAGCGGAGACATGTTTACACAAATGAAATTTATGCTGCAGGCGGAACGGGCAAGAACGAATCAGAACCTTTTAGCATCCAAAAACATGCCCGGTGAATTAAGTTTAAAGGCACAGCAAGTATTAAATTTTGCAACGATAGCTGGAGCCAAAGCTTTAGGATTAGACCGTAAAGTCGGAACCCTAACGCCTGGAAAAGAAGCCGATTTCATTATGGTTCGGATGACAGATTTGAATCTGTTCCCTGCCTCCGATCCGGTGGGGGCCATTGTACAATTTGCAAACCCGTCCAACGTTGATTCCGTATTTGTTGCCGGACGTCCGGTCAAACGTCACGGCCAGCTGCAGCATGTCGATTTAAATCATATACGTAAAATGGCAAACGAAAGTAAAGAATACTTATTTTCTGCTTTTGCAAATACCACAAACGGGGTCATTTAA
- a CDS encoding AraC family transcriptional regulator, with product MTYPKELWENTRLEHKAYPIQLFHNQSLGIKPGDSMLYLHWHEHFEIILMREGSALLHIDSRPYEISQGELIVIPGGGLHVGYALSEGDIRYDCIVFNASLFNEWVHDPVHAQLVAPYLEGTLRFPVKPLEHEQHGGAIVKLLDELVGELDDKQTGYQLLVKAKLYSVLTLLARRYDSQPPNSGRGAAASHLANRDRFKQLIKRLESDFQTKITVEAAARQVNLNPFHFCKQFKKLTGRTFIEYVNVCRVNEAQRLLLQTASTIAEIAAAVGCDNPNYFTKLYKQYKGVTPSEARKRPL from the coding sequence ATGACGTATCCAAAGGAACTTTGGGAAAATACGCGACTAGAGCATAAGGCTTATCCCATTCAATTATTTCATAACCAATCACTTGGCATTAAACCGGGTGACAGCATGCTGTATTTGCACTGGCATGAGCATTTCGAGATTATTCTGATGCGGGAAGGCAGTGCGCTGCTGCATATCGACAGCAGACCTTATGAGATATCGCAGGGGGAGCTGATCGTTATTCCGGGAGGCGGCCTGCATGTTGGCTATGCGCTTAGCGAGGGTGATATTCGTTATGATTGTATCGTCTTTAATGCCTCGTTGTTCAATGAGTGGGTTCATGATCCTGTGCATGCGCAGCTTGTTGCGCCTTATCTGGAGGGAACGCTAAGATTCCCCGTCAAACCGCTAGAGCATGAGCAGCATGGCGGCGCTATCGTGAAGCTGCTGGATGAGCTGGTGGGAGAGCTTGACGACAAGCAGACAGGCTATCAACTGCTCGTCAAAGCGAAGCTGTACAGCGTGCTAACACTGCTTGCCCGCCGTTACGACAGCCAGCCGCCAAACAGTGGCAGAGGCGCAGCAGCCTCTCATTTGGCTAACCGCGACCGCTTCAAACAGCTGATCAAACGGTTGGAATCCGATTTTCAAACCAAAATAACGGTAGAAGCAGCGGCGCGGCAGGTTAATCTGAACCCATTCCATTTCTGCAAGCAGTTCAAAAAGCTGACTGGGCGCACCTTCATCGAATATGTTAATGTTTGTCGCGTAAACGAGGCACAAAGGCTGCTGCTGCAAACGGCATCTACCATTGCCGAAATTGCAGCAGCAGTAGGCTGCGACAATCCGAATTATTTTACAAAGCTGTACAAGCAGTACAAAGGCGTAACCCCGTCGGAAGCGCGCAAACGGCCATTGTAG